In Deltaproteobacteria bacterium, one genomic interval encodes:
- a CDS encoding KamA family radical SAM protein, with protein sequence METHSGDDAVPLRRPKGRTAPVGLPWPQVSREQWNDYRWQLSHRITSVDDLAGLCRIPAEEAQRLSRVTEIYRLGITPYYLSLIRFDDPDDPIARQCVPSAEEYFGAENGEDDPLEEEKDMPVPGLTHRYPDRCLMVVTNFCSMYCRHCTRKRIWTLGEAAKTEFELSKMFAYVRRHEEIRDVIVSGGDPLTLPTDRIEYILKSLRKIPHVEIIRIGTRVPVVLPMRIDDELCAVLEKYGPIWLNTQFNHPREVTAEASQACDRLLRAGVPVNNQTVLLKGVNDHAEIIRKLNTELLRAKVRPYYLFQCDMVRGLDHFRTRLSKGIQIMEALRGLTSGLAIPSYVVDVPGGGGKIPLMPNYILSMGEDRTVLRNYEGIIVSYEEARDDGRPSARVDSALPPPRNDVYRLLTGEVRALIPAGNERMARRKRRCESGSPST encoded by the coding sequence ATGGAGACCCATTCCGGTGACGACGCCGTACCGCTGAGGCGCCCGAAGGGGAGGACCGCGCCGGTCGGACTTCCCTGGCCGCAGGTCTCGCGCGAGCAGTGGAACGACTACCGCTGGCAGCTGTCCCACCGCATCACCTCCGTTGACGACCTCGCGGGCCTCTGCCGGATCCCCGCGGAAGAAGCGCAGCGCCTCTCCCGCGTGACGGAGATCTACCGGCTCGGCATCACCCCCTACTACCTCTCGCTCATCCGGTTCGACGACCCCGACGATCCGATCGCCCGGCAGTGCGTCCCCTCCGCCGAGGAGTATTTTGGCGCCGAGAACGGCGAGGACGACCCGCTCGAAGAGGAGAAGGACATGCCGGTCCCGGGGCTCACCCACCGGTACCCGGACCGATGCCTGATGGTCGTCACCAACTTCTGCTCGATGTATTGCCGCCACTGCACGCGAAAGCGGATCTGGACGCTGGGCGAAGCGGCGAAGACCGAGTTCGAACTGTCGAAGATGTTCGCCTACGTCCGGCGCCACGAGGAGATCCGGGACGTGATCGTCTCGGGCGGGGACCCGCTGACGCTTCCGACCGATCGGATCGAGTACATATTGAAGAGCCTCCGCAAGATCCCGCACGTCGAGATCATCCGGATCGGCACCCGCGTGCCGGTGGTCCTCCCGATGCGGATCGACGACGAGCTGTGCGCGGTGCTGGAAAAGTACGGCCCCATCTGGCTGAACACGCAGTTCAACCACCCTCGGGAGGTCACCGCCGAGGCGAGCCAGGCGTGCGACCGGCTCCTTCGCGCGGGCGTGCCCGTGAACAACCAGACCGTCCTGCTCAAGGGCGTCAACGACCACGCCGAGATCATCCGCAAGCTCAACACGGAGCTGCTGAGGGCGAAGGTCCGCCCCTACTACCTCTTCCAGTGCGACATGGTGCGCGGGCTGGACCATTTCCGTACGCGCCTGTCGAAGGGGATCCAGATCATGGAGGCGCTGCGGGGCCTCACCTCGGGGCTCGCGATCCCTTCCTACGTGGTGGACGTCCCCGGAGGAGGCGGCAAGATCCCGCTGATGCCGAACTACATCCTCTCGATGGGCGAGGACCGGACGGTTCTGCGGAACTACGAGGGGATCATCGTGAGTTACGAGGAGGCCCGGGACGACGGGCGTCCCTCCGCGCGGGTCGATTCGGCGCTCCCTCCCCCGCGCAACGACGTCTACCGCCTGCTGACCGGCGAGGTGCGCGCGCTCATCCCCGCCGGGAACGAGCGGATGGCCAGGAGGAAACGCCGGTGCGAGTCGGGCTCTCCTTCAACGTAA